A region from the Drosophila mauritiana strain mau12 chromosome 2L, ASM438214v1, whole genome shotgun sequence genome encodes:
- the LOC117147684 gene encoding recombination repair protein 1 isoform X1, with amino-acid sequence MPRVKAVKKQAEALASEPTDPTPNANGNGVDENADSAAEELKVPAKGKPRARKATKTAASAEKSEEVEPQKAPTAAARGKKKQPKDTDENGQMEVVAKPKGRAKKATAEAEAEPKVDPPAGKASKARAKKEPIPDPDEVASSPPKGRAKAEKPTNAQAKGRKRKEVPTEGNGVAEEAAEPPKQRARKEAVPTFKDQAEPGTISKEKVQKAETAAKRARGTKRLADSEIAAALDEPEVDEVPPKAVSKRTKKGKTVEPSPETVGDFQAVQEEVESPPKTVAAPKKRAKKTTNGESAVELEPKPEAKPTKQRAKKEAKEPAPVKKQKKSADKENGVVEEEAKPAKGRKKAPVKAEDVEDIEEAAEESKPARGRKKAAAKAEDPDVDEESGSKSMLAEQSGCGGAAVLKSLQTMLNFCFPATKKAKKAEIKTTVTLDKDAFALPADKEFNLKICSWNVAGLRAWLKKDGLQLIDLEEPDIFCLQETKCANDQLPEEVTRLPGYHPYWLCMPGGYAGVAIYSKIMPIHVEYGIGNEEFDDVGRMITAEYEKFYLINVYVPNSGRKLVNLDPRMRWEKLFQAYVQKLDALKPVVICGDMNVSHMPIDLENPKNNTKNAGFTQEERDKMTELLGLGFVDTFRHLYPDRKGAYTFWTYMANARARNVGWRLDYCLVSERFVPKVVEHEIRSQCLGSDHCPITIFFNI; translated from the exons ATGCCGCGTGTCAAGGCCGTGAAAAAACAAGCAGAGGCGTTGGCATCTGAACCCACTGACCCCACTCCAAATGCCAATGGGAATGGAGTCGACGAAAACGCAGACTCTGCCGCCGAGGAACTCAAGGTGCCGGCAAAAGGAAAGCCGCGCGCGAGAAAAGCCACCAAGACAGCTGCATCTGCGGAAAAGTCCGAGGAAGTCGAGCCGCAAAAGGCGCCCACCGCAGCCGCACGTGGCAAGAAGAAGCAGCCGAAGGATACAGACGAAAACGGCCAGATGGAGGTGGTGGCCAAGCCGAAGGGACGCGCCAAAAAGGCAacagcagaagcagaagcggAACCCAAAGTCGATCCACCAGCTGGAAAGGCATCCAAGGCGCGAGCCAAAAAGGAGCCCATTCCTGATCCTGACGAAGTGGCGTCTTCACCGCCTAAGGGACGCGCTAAGGCTGAGAAACCAACGAATGCCCAGGCCAAAGGACGGAAGCGAAAGGAGGTGCCGACAGAAGGAAATGGAGTGGCCGAAGAAGCAGCAGAGCCGCCGAAACAACGGGCCAGAAAGGAAGCAGTACCAACGTTCAAGGACCAAGCTGAACCTGGGACAATTAGCAAGGAGAAGGTACAGAAAGCTGAGACAGCTGCCAAGCGGGCACGCGGTACCAAGCGTTTGGCTGACTCTGAGATCGCAGCTGCTCTCGATGAGCCGGAAGTGGATGAGGTGCCGCCAAAGGCTGTTAGCAAGCGAACCAAGAAGGGAAAGACGGTTGAGCCATCGCCAGAGACTGTAGGAGATTTTCAAGCAGTACAAGAAGAAGTGGAATCGCCTCCAAAAACTGTAGCTGCACCCAAGAAACGCGCTAAGAAAACAACCAATGGTGAGTCTGCGGTAGAACTTGAGCCAAAGCCCGAGGCAAAGCCCACTAAGCAGCGCGCTAAGAAGGAAGCCAAGGAGCCAGCACCCGTGAAGAAGCAGAAGAAATCCGCTGATAAGGAAAACGGTGTAGTTGAAGAAGAAGCCAAGCCAG CTAAAGGACGGAAAAAGGCTCCAGTTAAGGCAGAGGATGTCGAAGATATTGAGGAGGCAGCAGAGGAAAGTAAACCAG CTCGAGGCCGAAAAAAGGCGGCAGCGAAGGCTGAAGATCCCGATGTCGATGAGGAGAGTGGATCGAAAAGTATGTTAGCGGAGCAATCCGGCTGCGGTGGAGCTGCCGTATTAAAAAGCTTGCAAACCATGCTCAACTTTTGTTTTCCAGCCACCAAGAAAGCCAAGAAGGCCGAGATCAAGACTACTGTAACATTGGATAAAGACGCTTTTGCCTTGCCAGCAGACAAAGAATTCAACTTGAAAATCTGCAGCTGGAACGTGGCCGGTCTGAGGGCCTGGTTGAAAAAGGATGGTCTGCAGTTGATTGACCTCGAGGAACCAGACATTTTCTGCCTGCAG GAAACCAAGTGTGCAAACGATCAGCTGCCAGAGGAGGTGACCCGACTGCCGGGATATCATCCCTATTGGCTGTGCATGCCAGGAGGCTATGCCGGCGTCGCTATTTACAGCAAGATAATGCCCATACATGTGGAATACGGCATTGGCAATGAGGAGTTCGACGATGTCGGGCGCATGATTACGGCTGAGTACGAAAAGTTTTACTTGATCAATGTGTACGTGCCGAATTCAGGCAGAAAGCTGGTTAACTTGGATCCCCGCATGCGCTGGGAAAAGCTCTTCCAGGCGTACGTGCAGAAACTGGACGCTCTTAAGCCGGTGGTCATCTGCGGCGACATGAACGTTTCCCATATGCCAATTGATCTGGAAAACCCGAAGAACAACACCAAGAATGCCGGCTTCACCCAGGAGGAGCGTGACAAAATGACAGAGCTGCTGGGCCTCGGCTTTGTGGACACGTTCAGGCATTTGTATCCCGATCGCAAGGGCGCATACACCTTCTGGACATACATGGCCAATGCGCGAGCACGCAACGTTGGATGGCGTCTGGACTATTGCCTCGTCTCGGAGAGATTCGTGCCCAAGGTGGTGGAGCACGAGATACGCAGCCAATGCCTTGGAAGCGACCACTGCCCGATCACAATATTCTTCAATATATAA
- the LOC117147684 gene encoding recombination repair protein 1 isoform X2, whose amino-acid sequence MPRVKAVKKQAEALASEPTDPTPNANGNGVDENADSAAEELKVPAKGKPRARKATKTAASAEKSEEVEPQKAPTAAARGKKKQPKDTDENGQMEVVAKPKGRAKKATAEAEAEPKVDPPAGKASKARAKKEPIPDPDEVASSPPKGRAKAEKPTNAQAKGRKRKEVPTEGNGVAEEAAEPPKQRARKEAVPTFKDQAEPGTISKEKVQKAETAAKRARGTKRLADSEIAAALDEPEVDEVPPKAVSKRTKKGKTVEPSPETVGDFQAVQEEVESPPKTVAAPKKRAKKTTNGESAVELEPKPEAKPTKQRAKKEAKEPAPVKKQKKSADKENGVVEEEAKPAKGRKKAPVKAEDVEDIEEAAEESKPARGRKKAAAKAEDPDVDEESGSKTTKKAKKAEIKTTVTLDKDAFALPADKEFNLKICSWNVAGLRAWLKKDGLQLIDLEEPDIFCLQETKCANDQLPEEVTRLPGYHPYWLCMPGGYAGVAIYSKIMPIHVEYGIGNEEFDDVGRMITAEYEKFYLINVYVPNSGRKLVNLDPRMRWEKLFQAYVQKLDALKPVVICGDMNVSHMPIDLENPKNNTKNAGFTQEERDKMTELLGLGFVDTFRHLYPDRKGAYTFWTYMANARARNVGWRLDYCLVSERFVPKVVEHEIRSQCLGSDHCPITIFFNI is encoded by the exons ATGCCGCGTGTCAAGGCCGTGAAAAAACAAGCAGAGGCGTTGGCATCTGAACCCACTGACCCCACTCCAAATGCCAATGGGAATGGAGTCGACGAAAACGCAGACTCTGCCGCCGAGGAACTCAAGGTGCCGGCAAAAGGAAAGCCGCGCGCGAGAAAAGCCACCAAGACAGCTGCATCTGCGGAAAAGTCCGAGGAAGTCGAGCCGCAAAAGGCGCCCACCGCAGCCGCACGTGGCAAGAAGAAGCAGCCGAAGGATACAGACGAAAACGGCCAGATGGAGGTGGTGGCCAAGCCGAAGGGACGCGCCAAAAAGGCAacagcagaagcagaagcggAACCCAAAGTCGATCCACCAGCTGGAAAGGCATCCAAGGCGCGAGCCAAAAAGGAGCCCATTCCTGATCCTGACGAAGTGGCGTCTTCACCGCCTAAGGGACGCGCTAAGGCTGAGAAACCAACGAATGCCCAGGCCAAAGGACGGAAGCGAAAGGAGGTGCCGACAGAAGGAAATGGAGTGGCCGAAGAAGCAGCAGAGCCGCCGAAACAACGGGCCAGAAAGGAAGCAGTACCAACGTTCAAGGACCAAGCTGAACCTGGGACAATTAGCAAGGAGAAGGTACAGAAAGCTGAGACAGCTGCCAAGCGGGCACGCGGTACCAAGCGTTTGGCTGACTCTGAGATCGCAGCTGCTCTCGATGAGCCGGAAGTGGATGAGGTGCCGCCAAAGGCTGTTAGCAAGCGAACCAAGAAGGGAAAGACGGTTGAGCCATCGCCAGAGACTGTAGGAGATTTTCAAGCAGTACAAGAAGAAGTGGAATCGCCTCCAAAAACTGTAGCTGCACCCAAGAAACGCGCTAAGAAAACAACCAATGGTGAGTCTGCGGTAGAACTTGAGCCAAAGCCCGAGGCAAAGCCCACTAAGCAGCGCGCTAAGAAGGAAGCCAAGGAGCCAGCACCCGTGAAGAAGCAGAAGAAATCCGCTGATAAGGAAAACGGTGTAGTTGAAGAAGAAGCCAAGCCAG CTAAAGGACGGAAAAAGGCTCCAGTTAAGGCAGAGGATGTCGAAGATATTGAGGAGGCAGCAGAGGAAAGTAAACCAG CTCGAGGCCGAAAAAAGGCGGCAGCGAAGGCTGAAGATCCCGATGTCGATGAGGAGAGTGGATCGAAAA CCACCAAGAAAGCCAAGAAGGCCGAGATCAAGACTACTGTAACATTGGATAAAGACGCTTTTGCCTTGCCAGCAGACAAAGAATTCAACTTGAAAATCTGCAGCTGGAACGTGGCCGGTCTGAGGGCCTGGTTGAAAAAGGATGGTCTGCAGTTGATTGACCTCGAGGAACCAGACATTTTCTGCCTGCAG GAAACCAAGTGTGCAAACGATCAGCTGCCAGAGGAGGTGACCCGACTGCCGGGATATCATCCCTATTGGCTGTGCATGCCAGGAGGCTATGCCGGCGTCGCTATTTACAGCAAGATAATGCCCATACATGTGGAATACGGCATTGGCAATGAGGAGTTCGACGATGTCGGGCGCATGATTACGGCTGAGTACGAAAAGTTTTACTTGATCAATGTGTACGTGCCGAATTCAGGCAGAAAGCTGGTTAACTTGGATCCCCGCATGCGCTGGGAAAAGCTCTTCCAGGCGTACGTGCAGAAACTGGACGCTCTTAAGCCGGTGGTCATCTGCGGCGACATGAACGTTTCCCATATGCCAATTGATCTGGAAAACCCGAAGAACAACACCAAGAATGCCGGCTTCACCCAGGAGGAGCGTGACAAAATGACAGAGCTGCTGGGCCTCGGCTTTGTGGACACGTTCAGGCATTTGTATCCCGATCGCAAGGGCGCATACACCTTCTGGACATACATGGCCAATGCGCGAGCACGCAACGTTGGATGGCGTCTGGACTATTGCCTCGTCTCGGAGAGATTCGTGCCCAAGGTGGTGGAGCACGAGATACGCAGCCAATGCCTTGGAAGCGACCACTGCCCGATCACAATATTCTTCAATATATAA
- the LOC117139329 gene encoding LOW QUALITY PROTEIN: ELAV-like protein 2 (The sequence of the model RefSeq protein was modified relative to this genomic sequence to represent the inferred CDS: substituted 1 base at 1 genomic stop codon) — MVEGQTAVQQQQQPPSGAGGASGVGSTTGSAGGPTTANNVTNTQAQTNGGTTATTTAVPVTGSTTNAAVGQATANNAASNNNNNNINTNNNNNATANNNNNNEPDPKTNLIVNYLPQTMSQDEIRSLFVSFGEVESCKLIRDKVTGQSLGYGFVNYVKQEDAEKAINALNGLRLQNKTIKVSIARPSSESIKGANLYVSGLPKNMTQSDLESLFSPYGKIITSRILCDNITGLSKGVGFIRFDQRFEADRAIKELNGTTPKNSTEPITVKFANNPSSNKNSMQPLAAYIAPQNTRGGRAFPANAAAGAAAAAAAAAIHPNAGRYSSVISRYSPLTSDLITNGMIQGNTIASSGWCIFVYNLAPETEENVLWQLFGPFGAVQSVKVIRDLQSNKCKGFGFVTMTNYEEAVLAIQSLNGYTLGNRVLQVSFKTNKNKQTXLLTKLAAVVNANAAAAALAANGLVLHNHHHHSNIGSINNNNNNNNGCNAAAFPLGKYVNHSSNNRQHNINNSTSNTSKQKPASSSNKQQSMAPPKRLASSTAATTGDLAATAATNSSSSSHSASSGDAGATGTAASSSSSSSSNNNILKTSTKFIYNKPQNHYELLQQQLQLQQEFAQFLTNVANSAATPSSNGSANTTNQRNGGGTIGMGAGMSANSAGGGSGNKNSNNGYMPTWSNWFF, encoded by the exons ATGGTCGAGGGTCAGACAGccgtgcagcagcagcagcaaccaccaTCCGGCGCGGGCGGTGCCAGCGGCGTGGGAAGCACTACTGGATCCGCTGGAGGACCGACTACGGCCAACAATGTGACCAACACTCAGGCCCAAACCAATGGGGGCACCACTGCGACCACGACTGCCGTACCGGTTACCGGATCCACGACAAATGCGGCCGTCGGCCAGGCCACAGCAAACAATGCTgcgagcaacaacaataataataatattaataccaacaataacaataacgccactgctaacaacaacaacaataatgaGCCAGATCCCAAGACCAATTTGATTGTGAACTACTTACCACAGACGATGTCGCAGGACGAGATCCGTTCGTTGTTCGTCAGTTTTGGCGAGGTGGAGAGCTGCAAGTTGATACGCGACAAGGTGACAG GCCAAAGTCTGGGCTACGGATTCGTGAACTACGTGAAGCAGGAGGATGCGGAAAAGGCAATCAACGCATTGAACGGCCTCAGGCTGCAGAACAAAACCATCAAGGTCTCCATTGCACGCCCCAGCTCCGAGAGCATCAAGGGTGCCAATCTCTATGTATCGGGTCTTCCAAAAAATATGACACAGTCGGATTTGGAATCATTGTTCAGTCCATACGGCAAGATCATAACCTCGCGTATTCTTTGTGATAATATCACTG GTCTCTCCAAGGGCGTTGGCTTTATACGTTTCGATCAGCGATTTGAGGCCGACCGGGCCATTAAAGAGCTGAACGGCACCACTCCGAAGAATTCCACCGAACCCATAACCGTCAAGTTCGCCAACAATCCTAGCAGCAATAAGAACAGCATGCAGCCTTTGGCAGCCTACATAGCGCCCCAAAACACACGTGGTGGAAGAGCATTTCCTGCCAACGCTGCTGCCggagcagcagccgccgccgctgcagctgcCATCCACCCCAACGCGGGCCGATACAG CTCTGTAATCTCGCGGTACTCACCGCTGACCAGTGACCTGATCACTAATGGCATGATCCAAGGCAACACCATTGCCAGCTCCGGCTGGTGCATTTTCGTCTACAACCTGGCGCCCGAGACTGAGGAGAACGTGCTGTGGCAGCTGTTTGGGCCCTTCGGAGCAGTGCAGTCTGTTAAG GTGATTCGTGATCTGCAGAGCAACAAGTGCAAGGGCTTTGGCTTCGTCACCATGACGAATTACGAAGAGGCTGTCCTGGCCATCCAGTCGCTGAACGGCTACACACTTGGCAACCGAGTGCTTCAGGTCAGCTTTAAGACCAACAAGAACAAGCAAACGTAATTATTAACCAAGTTGGCTGCTGTTGTCAATGCCAatgcggcggcggcagctcTGGCGGCCAATGGTCTAGTCCTCCATAATCATCACCACCACAGCAACATCGGTAGCatcaacaataataataacaacaacaacggctgCAACGCAGCAGCCTTTCCACTTGGCAAATACGTTaaccacagcagcaacaacaggcaGCACAACATCAACAATAGCACTAGCAACACGAGCAAACAGAAGCCAGCCTCCTCGAGCAACAAGCAACAATCAATGGCGCCACCAAAGAGATTAGCGAGCAGCACTGCTGCAACAACGGGAGACTTGGCCGCAACTGCTGCCAccaacagcagtagcagcagtcACTCGGCGTCCAGCGGCGATGCTGGAGCCACCGGCACAGCCgcatcctcgtcgtcgtcgtcgtcgtcgaaCAACAACATCCTGAAGACATCCACGAAATTTATTTACAACAAGCCCCAGAACCACTACGAGTTGTTGCAGCAacagctgcaactgcagcaggagTTCGCCCAGTTCTTGACCAACGTGGCCAACAGCGCCGCAACCCCATCCAGCAACGGCTCGGCCAACACGACAAACCAGCGTAATGGAGGAGGAACCATCGGCATGGGTGCGGGAATGTCGGCCAACTCAGCCGGCGGAGGATCGGGCAACAAAAACAGTAACAATGGCTATATGCCAACCTGGTCTAATTGGTTCTTTTAA
- the LOC117136390 gene encoding tubulin gamma-1 chain, whose amino-acid sequence MPSEIITLQLGQCGNQIGFEFWKRLCLEHGISPSGVLEDFANDGLDRKDVFFYQADDDHYIPRAVLLDLEPRVINTIMGSVYSKLYNPENVYLSKHGGGAGNNWASGYSQGEKLQEEVFDIIDREADGSDSLEGFILCHSIAGGTGSGMGSFIMERLADRYPKKLIQTFSVFPNQDEISDVVVQPYNSMLTLKRLTTAADSVVVLDNTALNRIACDRLHIQNPSFSQINNLVSTIMSVSTTTLRYPSYMNNNLIGLTAPLIPTPQLHFLMTGYTPLTSDSDINTQQQVNVRKTTVLDVMRRLLQPKNMMVSTGPDKSNHHCYISILNIIQGEVDPTQVHKSLQRIRDRKMAQFIPWGPTSIQVALSRSSPYVQSNHRVSGLMLANHTSICSLFERALNQYDKLRKRGAFLDQFRREDIFKDDLNELDESRETVDCLVQEYEAATREDYMQFSVKRGNGQADSKSEDSRSKTSAGS is encoded by the exons ATGCCAAGTGAAATAATTACTCTGCAGCTTGGGCAGTGCGGAAATCAAA TTGGATTTGAGTTCTGGAAAAGATTGTGCCTGGAGCATGGCATCTCCCCTAGCGGCGTGCTGGAGGACTTTGCCAATGATGGCTTGGACCGCAAGGATGTGTTCTTCTACCAGGCGGACGACGACCACTACATACCCCGCGCGGTGCTCCTTGACTTGGAGCCGAGGGTGATCAATACCATAATGGGTTCGGTCTACTCCAAG CTCTACAATCCGGAAAATGTGTACCTATCCAAGCACGGAGGTGGCGCGGGCAACAACTGGGCCTCCGGCTATAGCCAGGGCGAAAAGCTGCAAGAAGAGGTATTCGACATCATCGACCGTGAGGCCGATGGGAGCGATTCGCTGGAGGGCTTTATACTTTGCCACTCGATTGCTGGCGGGACAGGCTCGGGAATGGGGTCCTTCATCATGGAGCGCCTGGCGGACCGCTATCCCAAGAAACTTATCCAAACATTCAGTGTGTTTCCCAATCAGGACGAGATCAGTGATGTAGTGGTGCAGCCATACAACTCCATGCTCACTCTAAAACGTTTGACCACCGCTGCGGACAGTGTGGTTGTCCTGGACAACACTGCTCTTAATCGTATTGCCTGCGATCGCTTGCACATTCAGAATCCCAGCTTTTCGCAGATCAACAACCTGGTCTCCACCATAATGAGCGTCAGCACCACTACGCTGAGGTATCCATCCTACATGAACAACAATCTCATTGGGCTGACGGCTCCTTTAATCCCGACACCACAGCTGCATTTTCTCATGACTGGCTACACGCCGCTGACTAGCGATTCGGATATAAATACCCAGCAGCAGGTTAATGTGCGAAAGACTACTGTTCTAGATGTAATGCGGCGTCTGTTGCAGCCCAAGAACATGATGGTGTCCACAGGTCCGGACAAGTCAAATCATCACTGCTACATCTCCATTCTAAACATTATCCAGGGCGAGGTGGATCCCACTCAAGTGCACAAGTCGCTGCAGCGCATCCGCGACCGCAAGATGGCCCAGTTCATTCCCTGGGGCCCCACCTCTATCCAGGTGGCCCTTTCCCGCTCATCGCCCTACGTGCAGAGCAACCATCGAGTGTCCGGACTGATGCTGGCCAACCACACCAGCATCTGCTCACTGTTCGAGCGGGCTCTCAATCAGTATGACAAGCTTCGCAAGCGCGGCGCCTTTCTTGACCAGTTTCGACGCGAGGACATCTTCAAGGACGACCTCAATGAGCTGGACGAATCTCGCGAAACTGTTGACTGCCTGGTACAAGAGTATGAGGCAGCCACCCGTGAGGATTACATGCAGTTTTCAGTGAAGCGGGGTAATGGGCAAGCTGACTCCAAGTCGGAGGATAGTCGATCTAAGACCAGCGCCGGTTCCTAG
- the LOC117139340 gene encoding thymidylate synthase, translating to MVSTPEKDRSDQKSIALPADNGESPSKQQAPVNRDEMNYLDLLRHIIANGEQRMDRTEVGTLSVFGSQMRFDMRNSFPLLTTKRVFFRAVAEELLWFVAGKTDAKLLQAKNVHIWDGNSSREFLDKMGFTGRAVGDLGPVYGFQWRHFGAQYGTCDDDYSGKGIDQLRQVIDTIRNNPSDRRIIMSAWNPLDIPKMALPPCHCLAQFYVSEQRGELSCQLYQRSADMGLGVPFNIASYALLTHMIAHVTGLKPGDFVHTMGDTHVYLNHVEPLKEQLERTPRPFPKLIIKRQVQDIEDFRFEDFEIVDYNPHPKIKMEMAV from the coding sequence ATGGTTTCAACACCAGAGAAAGATCGGTCCGACCAAAAGAGCATTGCGTTGCCGGCCGACAATGGGGAGTCACCAAGTAAACAGCAGGCGCCTGTCAATCGGGATGAGATGAACTACTTGGATCTTCTGAGACACATCATCGCAAATGGAGAGCAGCGGATGGACCGCACGGAGGTGGGCACTCTGTCCGTGTTCGGCAGTCAGATGCGCTTCGACATGCGGAACTCCTTTCCCCTGCTGACCACGAAGCGTGTCTTCTTCCGCGCGGTGGCCGAGGAGCTGCTGTGGTTCGTGGCGGGCAAGACGGACGCCAAACTGCTGCAGGCGAAGAATGTGCACATCTGGGATGGGAACAGCTCCAGAGAATTCCTGGACAAGATGGGGTTCACGGGCCGAGCCGTTGGCGATCTGGGCCCGGTATACGGCTTCCAGTGGAGGCATTTCGGGGCGCAGTACGGCACCTGCGACGATGACTACAGCGGCAAGGGAATCGACCAGCTGCGCCAGGTGATCGACACCATCAGGAATAACCCCTCAGACCGACGCATCATCATGTCGGCTTGGAATCCGCTGGACATCCCAAAGATGGCCCTGCCGCCGTGCCACTGCTTGGCGCAGTTTTACGTCTCCGAGCAGCGCGGTGAGCTGTCGTGCCAGCTGTACCAGAGAAGCGCCGACATGGGCCTGGGTGTACCCTTCAACATCGCCTCCTACGCCCTGCTCACCCACATGATTGCCCATGTGACGGGTCTGAAGCCGGGCGACTTTGTTCACACCATGGGCGATACACACGTCTACCTCAACCACGTAGAGCCGCTGAAGGAGCAACTGGAGCGCACACCGCGACCCTTTCCCAAGCTGATCATTAAACGTCAGGTGCAGGACATCGAGGACTTCCGCTTCGAGGACTTTGAGATAGTCGACTACAATCCACATCCAAAGATCAAAATGGAGATGGCCGTGTAG